Proteins encoded together in one Rossellomorea sp. y25 window:
- a CDS encoding L-lactate permease, with translation MSVGMLALLAAMPIFSVFLFLVVLRWPAKRAMPVSLIVTVLMAMFVWEVPGNQIAAASVKGVVTALEVAVIVFGAILLLNTLKESGAVFTIRKGFTSISPDRRVQTIIVCWLFGAFLEGAAGWGAPATIVGPLLVAIGFPAMGAVMVALILQSTPVSFGAVGTPILIGVNTGLKDSPLVQRYVAEQGTTMDAYINGIGGQVAIIHGIIGIFIPLFMVTMLTYFFGRNKSIKEGLAVWKFAIFAGLAFTIPYALVANLLGPEFPSLIGGLVGLAIVVPAAKKGLFVPKRTWDFDKPSNWDPAWNGSLKIDETEKPKKNISFLAAWMPYLLVAVLLVLTRLKSLPFTDWIQAWVLSADNVFGTTISVASKPLNIPGTIFIFVSLISIFIYKMNMKDYGRAVKDSYKTIVCAMAALIFAVPMVQVFINSGVNAAEYASMPLVLAEGISNVFGSYWPLAAPTIGAIGAFAAGSNTVSNMMFSLFQFGVADNILATPAVIVALQAVGGAAGNMICVHNVVAASSAAGLIGKEGNLIRKTLIPMGFYVLFAGGIGYVLINGIGFNIGTFILVGIVVMIAGLIINGQKQSKKDLKQTA, from the coding sequence ATGAGTGTTGGTATGTTAGCTTTATTGGCGGCCATGCCTATTTTTTCGGTTTTCTTGTTTTTAGTTGTATTGAGATGGCCGGCAAAGAGAGCGATGCCTGTTTCGTTGATTGTGACCGTGCTGATGGCCATGTTTGTGTGGGAGGTGCCGGGGAATCAGATTGCAGCCGCAAGTGTGAAAGGGGTTGTAACCGCACTGGAAGTGGCAGTCATCGTATTCGGAGCGATTCTATTATTAAATACGTTAAAGGAAAGTGGAGCTGTTTTCACGATCCGCAAAGGATTCACGAGTATCTCACCTGACCGGCGCGTACAGACGATCATCGTTTGTTGGTTGTTCGGAGCTTTCCTGGAAGGAGCTGCAGGATGGGGAGCACCAGCGACGATCGTTGGTCCACTCCTCGTTGCGATCGGTTTTCCGGCCATGGGAGCCGTCATGGTCGCCTTAATCCTGCAATCGACTCCCGTTTCCTTTGGGGCAGTTGGAACTCCCATTCTGATCGGAGTGAATACAGGGTTAAAGGATTCACCATTGGTTCAGCGATACGTGGCAGAACAAGGAACGACCATGGATGCCTACATAAATGGAATCGGCGGTCAGGTCGCCATCATTCATGGGATCATCGGAATCTTCATTCCCCTCTTTATGGTCACCATGCTTACGTACTTCTTCGGAAGAAATAAATCCATCAAAGAAGGATTGGCCGTTTGGAAGTTTGCTATATTTGCAGGATTGGCGTTTACGATTCCTTATGCGCTTGTAGCGAACCTTCTTGGACCGGAATTTCCTTCCTTGATCGGTGGTCTAGTCGGCTTGGCCATCGTGGTGCCGGCAGCTAAAAAAGGATTATTCGTTCCAAAACGAACATGGGATTTTGACAAACCATCAAATTGGGACCCGGCGTGGAATGGTTCGCTGAAAATTGACGAAACAGAAAAACCCAAGAAAAACATTTCATTCCTTGCAGCTTGGATGCCATATCTCTTAGTAGCGGTCCTATTAGTTCTTACGAGGTTAAAATCGCTGCCTTTCACAGACTGGATACAGGCCTGGGTTTTATCAGCAGACAATGTATTTGGTACGACGATCTCGGTTGCATCAAAACCATTGAACATACCGGGAACGATTTTTATCTTCGTTTCACTGATCAGCATTTTTATCTATAAAATGAATATGAAAGATTACGGACGCGCCGTAAAAGATTCCTATAAAACCATCGTCTGTGCAATGGCAGCTTTAATTTTCGCTGTACCAATGGTCCAGGTATTCATCAATTCAGGTGTCAATGCTGCAGAGTATGCAAGTATGCCACTGGTGTTAGCTGAAGGGATTTCCAATGTATTCGGAAGTTATTGGCCACTGGCAGCTCCTACGATCGGGGCCATAGGTGCCTTTGCTGCCGGAAGTAACACCGTGAGCAATATGATGTTTTCCCTTTTCCAGTTTGGAGTAGCGGATAATATCCTGGCAACGCCTGCCGTGATTGTTGCACTGCAAGCAGTGGGAGGGGCCGCAGGGAACATGATTTGCGTTCATAATGTCGTTGCTGCTTCATCTGCTGCAGGGTTAATCGGAAAAGAAGGAAATCTCATTAGAAAGACGCTCATTCCAATGGGTTTTTACGTCCTATTTGCCGGGGGGATTGGGTACGTCTTGATTAATGGAATCGGCTTTAACATTGGCACGTTCATCCTGGTTGGAATTGTAGTGATGATTGCCGGCCTTATCATAAATGGGCAAAAACAAAGCAAGAAAGACTTGAAACAAACAGCATAA
- a CDS encoding (Fe-S)-binding protein — protein MKVSLFVTCLIDIFQTDVGMDTVELLERLGCEVDFPEKQTCCGQPAYNSGYVAKAKESMKHMISVFENSDYVITPSGSCGTMFKEYPHLFKGDLEWEGRAQELADKTYELTQFIVDVLGVEDVGAKLDGVATYHTSCHMTRLLGVKEAPMKLLSHVEGLEMKPLPHRHDCCGFGGTFSVKMSPISEQMVDEKVQHVEETKADILIGADCGCLMNIGGRIERQGKPVKVMHIASVLNSR, from the coding sequence ATGAAAGTATCATTATTTGTGACTTGTTTAATAGACATATTTCAGACCGATGTGGGAATGGATACGGTTGAATTACTTGAAAGGCTTGGGTGTGAGGTTGATTTTCCAGAAAAGCAGACCTGCTGCGGTCAGCCTGCTTATAACAGTGGATATGTAGCGAAGGCGAAGGAATCAATGAAGCATATGATTTCGGTTTTTGAGAACTCGGACTATGTGATTACTCCGTCCGGATCGTGCGGAACCATGTTTAAGGAGTATCCTCATCTTTTTAAAGGGGACCTTGAATGGGAGGGGCGTGCTCAAGAATTAGCGGATAAAACGTATGAGCTTACTCAATTTATCGTCGATGTGCTGGGAGTCGAGGATGTAGGTGCGAAGCTCGATGGGGTAGCCACCTATCATACTTCCTGTCATATGACGCGTCTGCTGGGGGTGAAGGAAGCCCCTATGAAACTCCTAAGTCATGTGGAAGGGTTAGAAATGAAACCGCTGCCACATCGTCATGATTGCTGTGGATTTGGTGGGACATTCTCGGTGAAAATGTCCCCGATTTCAGAGCAAATGGTAGATGAAAAGGTGCAGCATGTGGAAGAAACAAAAGCTGATATTTTAATAGGTGCGGATTGCGGATGCCTGATGAATATTGGTGGGCGCATTGAGAGGCAGGGCAAGCCGGTAAAGGTCATGCATATTGCTTCTGTATTGAATAGTCGATAA
- a CDS encoding LutB/LldF family L-lactate oxidation iron-sulfur protein has translation MAMKIGNQSFNDRVSSGLADTFMRGAVSSAQGRFRNGRLNAAKELGNWEDWRKLGEEIRSHTIENLDYYLEQLSENVAGRGGHVFFAETAEEANEYITNVVKKKDGKKVVKSKSMVTEEINMNEALEKAGCEVVESDLGEWILQVDDHDPPSHIVTPALHKNKEQIREVFRNKLGYDKTEKPEELALFAREKLREEFLQADIGITGCNFAIAESGTISLVTNEGNARMVTTVPKTQITVMGMERIVPTWEEMEVLVSLLTRAAVGQKLTSYITALTGPKQEGEVDGPEEFHLVIVDNGRSKILGTAFQSILHCIRCAACINVCPVYRHVGGHSYGSIYPGPVGAVLSPLLGGYEDYKELPYASTLCGACTEACPVKIPLHEHLLRHRQEIIEKEGKAPIFENLSMKAFSLGTASPAMYNIGSRFAPTTFAAFTKDGKITNGPGPLKNWTESRDFPVPKKDRFRDWYKKRQKEGKADEHR, from the coding sequence ATGGCAATGAAAATAGGAAATCAATCCTTTAACGATCGCGTTTCAAGCGGGCTAGCCGACACGTTTATGAGGGGAGCCGTTTCCTCTGCTCAAGGGCGTTTCCGGAATGGCCGGTTAAACGCGGCCAAAGAATTGGGGAATTGGGAAGATTGGCGTAAGCTTGGGGAAGAAATTCGTTCCCATACCATCGAAAACCTTGATTACTACCTTGAGCAATTGAGTGAAAATGTAGCGGGACGCGGCGGTCATGTGTTTTTTGCGGAAACTGCAGAAGAAGCCAACGAATATATTACAAATGTTGTGAAAAAAAAGGACGGTAAAAAAGTCGTTAAATCGAAGTCCATGGTGACAGAAGAAATCAATATGAATGAAGCCTTGGAAAAAGCGGGCTGCGAGGTTGTTGAGAGTGATCTGGGAGAATGGATACTTCAAGTCGATGATCACGATCCACCTTCTCATATCGTGACTCCTGCCCTTCATAAAAACAAGGAACAAATCCGGGAAGTATTTCGAAACAAACTCGGCTATGACAAGACAGAAAAACCGGAAGAACTGGCTTTATTCGCACGGGAAAAGTTAAGGGAAGAATTTCTTCAGGCTGATATCGGAATCACAGGATGTAATTTTGCCATTGCCGAATCAGGCACAATCTCTCTTGTGACCAATGAAGGGAATGCCCGTATGGTCACCACGGTGCCGAAAACGCAGATCACCGTAATGGGAATGGAGCGGATTGTCCCGACATGGGAAGAGATGGAGGTCCTCGTAAGCCTGCTGACCCGTGCCGCAGTCGGACAAAAGCTGACAAGCTATATCACCGCTCTGACGGGTCCTAAACAAGAAGGGGAAGTGGATGGTCCTGAAGAATTTCACCTTGTAATCGTCGACAATGGCCGTTCGAAAATCTTGGGTACCGCCTTCCAATCGATTTTACATTGTATTCGTTGTGCAGCGTGCATCAATGTGTGCCCTGTATATCGACATGTTGGCGGCCACTCGTATGGATCGATTTATCCCGGGCCAGTGGGAGCTGTCTTGTCTCCGCTACTTGGTGGATATGAAGATTATAAAGAGCTGCCGTATGCATCCACATTATGCGGAGCTTGTACGGAAGCATGCCCGGTTAAAATTCCGCTTCACGAACATTTACTCCGTCATCGTCAGGAAATCATTGAGAAGGAAGGAAAGGCCCCTATTTTTGAAAATCTATCCATGAAGGCCTTCAGTCTCGGAACGGCTTCACCAGCCATGTACAATATCGGGTCCAGATTCGCACCAACGACTTTTGCTGCTTTTACAAAAGACGGGAAGATTACAAACGGCCCGGGACCATTGAAAAACTGGACCGAATCCCGTGACTTTCCTGTACCGAAGAAAGATCGATTCAGAGATTGGTATAAAAAGAGACAGAAGGAGGGAAAAGCGGATGAGCATCGGTAA
- a CDS encoding lactate utilization protein C, whose product MSIGNIKNRDSFLNNLASHLGRERKSHVDKPQWNHNPQWEVYKDYSQDQLVDVFKKQCQIIHTDVHETVASELSTLIPHLIRDYGGKTVVTWDDPRFAEFGLSDFGDDGMDVRVWDRNSGEENLAYSATADIGITFSDATLAESGTVVLYSDDGKGRAVSLLPAVYIAIIPKSTIVPRMTQVARDIHNKIESGERVASCVNFISGPSNSADIEMNLIVGVHGPVKATYIIVDDQ is encoded by the coding sequence ATGAGCATCGGTAATATCAAGAATCGTGATTCATTTTTGAATAACCTGGCATCTCACCTGGGAAGAGAGCGCAAATCGCATGTTGACAAGCCTCAATGGAATCACAACCCCCAATGGGAAGTGTACAAAGATTACTCTCAGGATCAACTCGTTGACGTATTTAAGAAGCAGTGCCAGATTATTCATACCGACGTACATGAAACCGTTGCTTCTGAGTTATCCACGCTGATCCCCCACCTTATAAGGGATTACGGTGGGAAAACAGTTGTGACCTGGGATGACCCGCGATTTGCCGAGTTTGGTCTATCTGATTTTGGAGATGACGGGATGGATGTACGTGTATGGGATCGAAATAGCGGAGAAGAGAATCTTGCTTATTCAGCGACTGCTGATATCGGTATTACCTTTAGCGATGCCACACTTGCCGAGTCGGGGACGGTTGTCTTATATAGTGATGATGGTAAGGGACGTGCAGTCAGCTTGCTCCCTGCTGTCTACATCGCCATCATCCCCAAAAGTACGATCGTCCCAAGGATGACCCAAGTGGCCAGAGACATTCACAATAAAATCGAAAGCGGTGAACGTGTCGCATCCTGCGTGAACTTCATATCAGGTCCAAGCAACAGCGCGGATATTGAAATGAATTTGATTGTGGGTGTGCATGGTCCTGTTAAGGCTACGTATATAATTGTGGATGATCAATGA
- a CDS encoding SRPBCC domain-containing protein has product MKDELSTLFKALGHPIRREILDLLKQSARTTGELNEHFPEVTRYAIMKHLTILEEGNLVVVKREGKYRRNYLNAVPLQEMHNRWVGKYMESTANSLLKLQALAENKGGEEGMERSKVFRIEQELMIDAPREQVFKALTEQAGDWWEFKLAPEGVSSQFTFDPVPGGQFIEKWRENEGALWGTVYYVNAPEEIRLHGHLGMQGAVNSAYTYRLIEKGDSTLLQLSHTASGVIEDDWQEKHSEGWSYLLGTLLKKYVEEK; this is encoded by the coding sequence ATGAAGGACGAACTTTCCACATTATTTAAGGCGCTGGGGCACCCGATAAGAAGGGAAATCCTGGACCTGTTAAAGCAGTCGGCAAGAACAACCGGTGAACTGAATGAGCATTTTCCCGAGGTGACAAGATATGCGATCATGAAACATTTGACGATCTTGGAGGAAGGGAATTTGGTGGTGGTGAAGCGGGAAGGGAAGTACCGACGAAATTACCTTAACGCGGTTCCGCTTCAGGAAATGCACAATCGGTGGGTAGGAAAGTATATGGAGTCTACCGCCAATTCGCTGTTAAAGTTACAGGCATTGGCAGAAAACAAAGGGGGAGAAGAAGGAATGGAAAGAAGTAAAGTATTTCGTATTGAGCAAGAATTGATGATAGATGCACCAAGGGAACAGGTATTTAAAGCGTTAACCGAGCAAGCGGGGGATTGGTGGGAGTTTAAATTGGCTCCTGAGGGAGTAAGTTCACAATTCACATTTGATCCTGTACCTGGTGGGCAATTTATTGAGAAGTGGCGTGAAAACGAGGGGGCACTTTGGGGAACGGTGTATTACGTTAATGCTCCTGAGGAAATCCGTCTCCATGGCCACCTTGGTATGCAAGGTGCCGTAAACAGTGCATACACATACCGCTTGATTGAAAAAGGCGATTCCACGCTTCTTCAGCTATCCCATACTGCATCAGGAGTCATTGAAGACGATTGGCAGGAAAAGCATTCAGAAGGGTGGAGTTACCTACTGGGTACCCTGCTGAAAAAATATGTGGAAGAGAAATAA
- a CDS encoding SRPBCC family protein — MVDVLTEITIRCPLHKVSEYASDPENAPEWYVNIDSAEWLTDKPLSIDSQVAFKAKFLGKELSYVYEITEFIPGEKLVMKTANGPFPMETTYTWEALDEQVTRMTLRNQGKPTGFSKWVAPFMSTMMKKANKKDLKRIKDILES, encoded by the coding sequence ATGGTAGATGTACTGACAGAAATAACCATTCGCTGCCCGCTTCATAAGGTTTCGGAGTATGCTTCCGATCCAGAAAATGCACCAGAATGGTACGTAAATATTGATTCGGCAGAATGGTTGACGGATAAGCCTTTATCCATTGACTCTCAAGTTGCATTTAAAGCAAAATTCTTAGGGAAGGAACTCTCTTACGTTTATGAAATTACGGAGTTTATCCCGGGTGAGAAGCTTGTAATGAAAACCGCAAACGGACCGTTTCCAATGGAAACCACCTATACATGGGAGGCACTTGATGAACAAGTGACAAGGATGACTCTCCGAAATCAAGGAAAGCCCACCGGTTTTTCTAAATGGGTGGCGCCTTTTATGTCTACCATGATGAAAAAAGCGAACAAAAAGGATTTAAAAAGAATCAAAGACATTTTGGAGAGCTAA